The proteins below come from a single Hippocampus zosterae strain Florida chromosome 5, ASM2543408v3, whole genome shotgun sequence genomic window:
- the LOC127601298 gene encoding uncharacterized protein LOC127601298: MMIKKKMKEAAIGFALGAVGGSIMGATEDPVDRTLAAMTSASQLKPLIEDIRTVGALGLGTLMGASALTIAMTSVVAGVVMAAVVASVFVTTRNCGTTSTNYANLWANAGLAGAFGTTLSGATLGFLIEMIVNNFGMIGLLCALTIFSVLKPPLRFVFNILWEQGEACCTQGSMIWNTERTQIEISDLEQRERVAVQIEERILTINNGMNSPDTNDMSTWATERKLREGLERKKTEAEEAQVKQRTLQDWIKTVMIKYVDFLAFSGIPMTVVAVVTSLFGLFGYGGHHSVFIVLVALVAIIGYLILKSSDFKFWMLVGCMGMLSTFVIAMLTVQAGDEIRNQKGQPQDVNGDSISDRMSDRSSREALKTAIIAAKLCQLSLGATVGGPLVRHAAGGSKVIVGAAVISVVLLGGVEILSPVLGKGGKAGALLGVVGTSGVSVGAVAAMAGQSSSWPRTSGAVAGVIIGALVMGNFHFVMLGVQLFVAYTFAMTNAF, encoded by the exons ATgatgataaagaaaaaaatga AGGAAGCAGCTATAGGTTTTGCACTCGGAGCAGTGGGAGGCTCCATTATGGGAGCCACAGAAGACCCCGTTGACAGGACGCTGGCTGCAATGACCTCGGCGAGTCAACTGAAACCACTGATCGAAGACATCAGGACAGTGGGTGCTCTCGGTCTGGGGACTCTCATGGGAGCTTCTGCTCTGACCATCGCCATGACCTCGGTTGTAGCTGGCGTTGTCATGGCAGCAGTGGTAGCTTCAGTGTTCGTCACCACAAGGAATTGTGGGACAACTTCGACCAACTATGCAAACTTGTGGGCAAATGCAGGACTCGCCGGTGCCTTTGGGACCACACTCAGCGGTGCCACGCTTGGTTTTCTCATTGAAATGATTGTGAATAATTTTGGCATGATTGGTCTTCTGTGTGCACTGACCATTTTCAGTGTCCTCAAACCACCCCTGCGCTTTGTATTTAACATCCTCTGGGAACAAGGAGAGGCATGTTGCACTCAAGGGTCTATGATTTGGAACACAGAAAGGACACAGATCGAGATTTCAGATTTAGAGCAGAGAGAAAGGGTGGCTGTGCAAATAGAAGAGAGGATCCTGACAATAAATAATGGGATGAACTCTCCTGACACAAATGACATGTCAACATGGGCCACTGAGCGGAAGCTGCGAGAAGGACTAGAGAGGAAGAAGACGGAGGCTGAAGAGGCACAAGTCAAACAAAGGACCCTCCAAGACTGGATCAAAACTGTGATGATTAAATATGTGGACTTCTTGGCTTTTTCAGGAATTCCAATGACGGTGGTTGCTGTCGTAACTTCACTTTTTGGTTTATTTGGATATGGGGGCCACCATTCTGTGTTCATTGTACTTGTAGCTTTAGTAGCAATCATTGGCTATTTGATTCTGAAGTCATCTGATTTTAAGTTCTGGATGTTGGTCGGATGCATGGGAATGCTTTCAACATTCGTGATTGCCATGCTCACCGTACAAGCTGGGGACGAGATCAGGAATCAGAAAGGGCAACCGCAAGATGTAAATGGTGACAGCATCAGCGATCGCATGAGTGACCGTTCCTCTCGAGAAGCTCTGAAAACAGCAATTATTGCAGCAAAACTTTGCCAACTGAGTCTGGGAGCCACAGTTGGGGGCCCCCTTGTAAGGCATGCAGCTGGAGGGAGCAAGGTCATCGTCGGGGCTGCCGTCATTTCCGTCGTTTTACTGGGTGGTGTGGAGATTTTATCCCCAGTTCTGGGGAAGGGAGGCAAAGCTGGGGCACTGCTGGGGGTGGTAGGTACATCTGGGGTGTCTGTGGGTGCAGTGGCAGCCATGGCAGGGCAGAGTTCTTCATGGCCACGTACTTCGGGAGCTGTAGCGGGCGTGATTATTGGCGCATTGGTCATGGGTAACTTTCATTTTGTCATGCTTGGAGTACAACTATTTGTTGCTTATACCTTTGCTATGACTAATGCTTTCTGA